The following coding sequences lie in one Candidatus Eisenbacteria bacterium genomic window:
- a CDS encoding gamma carbonic anhydrase family protein: MTNLKPLILPFRGIRPILPESCYLAPGVCIVGDVILGEDSSVWFHSIIRADVNYVRIGRRTNVQDQCVLHVSAGTHPLNIGDEVTIAHAAVIHGCSIEDGCFVGIGARILDGAQIGRESLVAAGAVVTPNMIIPPRSLVLGVPARVKRSLEEKEVEKIRASARTYVDYASEYRDGVHE, translated from the coding sequence ATGACGAACTTGAAACCGCTGATCCTTCCCTTCCGCGGCATTCGGCCTATCCTGCCAGAGAGTTGTTATCTCGCGCCCGGTGTTTGTATCGTCGGGGACGTCATCCTCGGTGAGGATTCTTCGGTCTGGTTTCATTCCATTATCCGCGCTGATGTGAACTATGTGAGAATAGGCCGGCGGACAAATGTACAAGATCAGTGCGTGCTGCATGTATCCGCCGGTACTCATCCGTTGAATATCGGCGATGAGGTGACGATCGCACACGCCGCCGTCATTCATGGATGCTCGATTGAAGACGGCTGTTTCGTCGGCATCGGCGCGAGGATCCTTGACGGGGCGCAGATCGGGCGGGAGAGCCTTGTCGCCGCCGGCGCCGTCGTAACACCGAATATGATCATTCCTCCGCGAAGTCTTGTGCTCGGCGTCCCAGCGCGAGTGAAGCGGTCTCTGGAAGAAAAAGAGGTGGAAAAGATTAGGGCTTCAGCTCGGACGTATGTTGATTACGCCTCGGAATATCGTGATGGCGTCCATGAATAA
- a CDS encoding bifunctional nuclease family protein, giving the protein MVEVEVWSLAIDEKNQYPVVILQTRDGSKRLPIWIGPPEASAIAMEIAGKKFQRPLTHDLLAIILQGMGVHVQRVEVTELVENTFYAKIYLEREGEVLCIDARPSDSIAIALKTKARIFVNPQLFSEEVGSLFSTVEQVGQNEEDEERRAEDLRRFIEDLNPKDFGKFSF; this is encoded by the coding sequence ATGGTCGAAGTTGAGGTTTGGAGCCTGGCGATCGATGAGAAAAACCAGTATCCCGTGGTGATTCTACAAACCCGTGATGGATCCAAACGTTTGCCCATCTGGATCGGTCCCCCCGAGGCCAGCGCCATCGCTATGGAAATCGCCGGCAAGAAATTCCAACGTCCTCTGACGCATGATCTCCTCGCGATTATTCTGCAGGGGATGGGCGTTCATGTTCAACGTGTGGAAGTTACAGAGCTTGTCGAAAATACATTTTATGCAAAGATTTATTTAGAGAGGGAGGGCGAGGTCCTTTGCATTGATGCGCGCCCCAGCGATTCGATCGCCATCGCCCTTAAGACCAAAGCCAGAATATTCGTAAATCCTCAGCTTTTCTCGGAAGAAGTGGGCAGTCTCTTCTCCACGGTTGAACAGGTAGGTCAAAACGAGGAGGATGAGGAGCGGCGGGCCGAAGATCTGCGCCGTTTCATAGAAGATCTCAATCCAAAGGACTTCGGCAAATTTTCCTTTTAA
- a CDS encoding peptidyl-prolyl cis-trans isomerase, whose translation MSIWGARLCLILCTAAGVLFAGCGGSGTVEDKDHGTLGNDIPQSELVIARVGGSEITIGDVYDKLRIQYPKLIPEEGSAGYNQMREILKIYVQELCMVDMAKNLGFEESERYKKTVEFAKRYVLADLLLQEVFVKNSEPTEEQVLKFYNENEVLFTTSERVMVRHIMTETEDEANQVRNLLLNGGNWDKLAGEYSIDKPSGHQGGKVGAVTRDGEIMSLGKAPEFNRVVFSLQVGEISRPFKTKKGWHIAEVTENRPESKRPLESVRDQIVERLQKVNMMPYKQAVLDSLHVALDVAVYEDVLEDYRCSLMTEEELLGEARRAKDSKSQIRFYQEILDRMPESSRCPEALFMVGYINLEEFGDKDAARKSFEELIRRFPGDALVASSQWILEHPGEALPDTEKPAIIK comes from the coding sequence ATGTCAATCTGGGGCGCCCGTCTCTGTTTGATTCTCTGCACCGCCGCCGGCGTTCTTTTCGCCGGGTGCGGCGGGAGCGGGACCGTTGAGGACAAAGACCATGGAACCTTGGGGAATGATATCCCCCAATCCGAGTTGGTCATTGCCCGCGTCGGCGGCTCAGAAATAACAATCGGTGATGTCTATGACAAATTGCGAATCCAGTATCCGAAACTGATTCCCGAGGAGGGTTCGGCCGGCTACAATCAGATGCGGGAAATCCTGAAGATATATGTTCAGGAACTCTGCATGGTCGATATGGCCAAGAATCTCGGGTTTGAAGAATCCGAGCGTTATAAGAAGACCGTCGAATTCGCCAAAAGGTATGTTTTGGCCGATCTGCTGCTTCAAGAGGTTTTTGTTAAAAACTCCGAACCGACTGAAGAACAGGTTCTCAAGTTCTATAATGAAAACGAAGTTCTCTTCACCACTTCCGAGCGGGTCATGGTGCGGCATATCATGACGGAGACGGAGGATGAGGCGAATCAGGTCCGCAATCTTCTGTTGAACGGCGGCAATTGGGACAAACTGGCCGGGGAATATTCAATTGATAAGCCGTCCGGGCACCAGGGCGGCAAAGTCGGCGCGGTGACCCGGGACGGCGAGATCATGTCGCTGGGGAAAGCCCCCGAATTCAACCGGGTTGTCTTTAGTCTTCAGGTCGGCGAGATCAGCAGGCCCTTCAAAACGAAAAAGGGCTGGCATATCGCCGAGGTCACTGAGAATCGGCCGGAGTCAAAGCGCCCTCTCGAGTCGGTGCGCGATCAGATTGTCGAACGGTTGCAAAAAGTGAATATGATGCCGTATAAGCAGGCCGTGCTTGATTCACTGCATGTGGCTCTGGATGTCGCCGTATACGAGGATGTGCTGGAGGATTATCGATGCTCTCTCATGACCGAAGAGGAATTACTCGGTGAAGCCAGGAGAGCAAAGGATTCCAAATCACAAATCCGATTCTATCAAGAAATTCTCGACAGGATGCCCGAGAGCTCGCGTTGTCCGGAAGCTCTCTTCATGGTAGGTTATATTAATCTTGAAGAGTTCGGTGATAAGGACGCGGCGCGCAAAAGCTTTGAGGAGTTAATCCGCCGTTTCCCCGGCGATGCATTGGTTGCTTCATCCCAATGGATACTCGAACATCCGGGAGAGGCTTTGCCGGATACCGAAAAACCGGCCATCATCAAATAG
- the rplI gene encoding 50S ribosomal protein L9 codes for MDIILIQDVEGLGKQGDKTQVAPGYARNFLFPMKLALEATSTGARQFAELDRQRIAQVNRARRDAQKLADRLKSISLQIAVQVGEDDKLFGSVTSADIAQALADEGIEIDRRTIQLEEPLKVLGVYTVKVKLHPEVDSKVKVLVRPQTGA; via the coding sequence ATGGACATTATCCTGATCCAGGATGTAGAAGGTTTGGGCAAGCAGGGGGATAAAACGCAGGTCGCTCCCGGCTATGCCCGTAATTTTCTCTTTCCGATGAAGTTAGCGTTGGAGGCGACCAGCACAGGAGCTCGTCAATTTGCTGAGCTGGATCGCCAGCGGATCGCGCAGGTCAACCGGGCCCGGCGGGATGCGCAGAAGCTGGCCGACCGTCTGAAATCGATCTCTCTTCAGATTGCCGTCCAGGTCGGTGAGGATGACAAGCTCTTCGGTTCGGTCACCAGCGCCGATATCGCGCAGGCCCTCGCGGATGAGGGGATTGAGATTGATCGTCGGACGATCCAGTTGGAGGAACCCTTGAAGGTTCTGGGCGTTTATACCGTGAAAGTCAAACTTCATCCGGAGGTTGATTCCAAGGTTAAGGTCCTGGTTCGTCCACAAACCGGAGCGTAG
- the rpsR gene encoding 30S ribosomal protein S18 — protein sequence MARGVARGPRKKVCKLCLDRVDYIDYKDEKRLNRAITDRGKIVPRRVSGNCARHQRLITRAVRRARILALLPFQGDSFK from the coding sequence ATGGCACGCGGAGTGGCGCGAGGACCCAGAAAGAAGGTTTGCAAGCTGTGCCTGGATCGGGTTGATTACATTGATTACAAAGATGAGAAACGTCTCAACCGGGCCATCACGGATCGGGGTAAAATCGTACCCCGGCGGGTTTCAGGCAATTGCGCCAGGCATCAGAGGCTCATTACTCGGGCCGTACGCCGGGCGCGGATATTGGCACTATTGCCATTCCAGGGCGACTCGTTCAAGTAA
- a CDS encoding single-stranded DNA-binding protein, producing MSTLDEQVDPRGDLRGDPPPGATSRGGERGLSINRVLLTGRCIENPDIRYTPSGSAVATFRIVADAPTQPPSGARRSPAALVDVVCWNELAHSAGKSVSTGAFIDIEGVLQARTVEDRAGGRRQILEIHARRFEILDLGCSDEAVSGSETTGRSIRTSRASSSDLK from the coding sequence ATGTCCACACTTGACGAACAAGTTGACCCACGGGGCGACCTACGGGGCGACCCACCGCCGGGAGCAACCTCCCGAGGCGGGGAACGCGGCCTTTCGATCAATCGAGTGCTGCTGACGGGTCGCTGTATCGAAAACCCGGACATCCGGTATACTCCTTCGGGAAGCGCGGTCGCGACTTTCAGGATTGTCGCCGATGCACCGACCCAACCGCCCTCCGGTGCGCGACGTTCGCCGGCGGCTCTGGTCGATGTGGTTTGCTGGAATGAGTTGGCGCACTCCGCTGGGAAATCCGTTTCGACCGGCGCCTTCATTGATATTGAAGGAGTGCTGCAGGCCCGGACTGTTGAGGACCGGGCTGGGGGGCGGCGGCAAATTCTAGAAATTCATGCCCGCCGCTTTGAGATATTGGATTTGGGATGCTCGGATGAAGCCGTGTCCGGTTCGGAAACCACCGGCCGGTCCATCAGGACTTCACGGGCAAGCTCGAGTGATCTGAAATAG
- the rpsF gene encoding 30S ribosomal protein S6 encodes MKDYETVFVLHPRLDDAKVEEEIQKVKDIITQADGQILDVQKWGRKRLAYEIQKIHEGLYTVIQYSGEPQTVKDLDRRYKLNENVLRYLTVVAHPKSLRGGPDEGGEKAETLEHPSEKSELGELKIPVEAVESPEMTPVAETPESESAAAAVENPPMASLEEGDPASIRAESGPTES; translated from the coding sequence ATGAAAGATTATGAGACGGTCTTTGTCCTTCATCCCCGCCTCGATGACGCAAAAGTCGAGGAGGAGATTCAAAAGGTCAAAGACATCATCACCCAGGCCGATGGGCAGATTCTGGACGTTCAGAAATGGGGCCGGAAGCGGCTGGCTTATGAAATCCAGAAAATCCATGAGGGACTCTACACTGTTATACAATACTCTGGAGAGCCCCAAACGGTTAAAGATCTGGATCGGCGCTACAAGCTCAATGAAAATGTTCTGCGTTATCTCACGGTGGTCGCCCATCCCAAGTCGTTAAGAGGCGGACCTGACGAGGGTGGCGAGAAAGCAGAGACGCTGGAGCATCCGTCGGAAAAGTCAGAGCTGGGTGAGTTGAAGATCCCGGTGGAAGCTGTTGAATCACCCGAGATGACCCCGGTTGCCGAAACACCCGAATCCGAATCCGCAGCCGCTGCCGTGGAAAATCCGCCGATGGCCTCTTTGGAAGAGGGCGATCCGGCATCCATACGAGCGGAGAGCGGGCCAACGGAATCCTGA
- a CDS encoding sodium-translocating pyrophosphatase, with translation MPTAVIVALLMGLVSLAAAWGIARWKVLSKDPGTPRMVEISDAIYEGAMAFLGREYKTLLIFIAAMALIISVGIKSNTLAGLGWRTAIAYLAGAGCSMLAGFVGMSVATRANTRTAHAAQESFNKALNVAFPGGAVMGFSVVGLGLLGLSALFLIFGHSLGLQNAASIITGFSLGASSIALFARVGGGIFTKAADVGADLVGKVEAGIPEDDPRNPAVIADNVGDNVGDVAGMGADLFESYVGAIISALVIAFAVDAYRPFAGSIIGYAMSLVSVGIVASLLGLLFVRVKEDGDATAALRNGTLGAAFLFMLGGLAVTLIFFPRIGEVSGLRYFFSSVCGLVAGTIVGLVAEYYTTGKRIEGIAESSQTGSATNIIHGFGLGMRSTVLPIFILSIAILVAYHLGGTLGIALAAIGMLAITGMTVSVDAYGPIADNAGGIAEMAHLGPEIRKRTDSLDAAGNTTAAIAKGFAIGSAALTALALFTAYVKGVKVVTGFNLEMNIMDIPVLVGLFLGGVTPFLFAADTMAAVGRAAFKVINEVRRQFREIPGLKDGDPSARAEYAKCVDITTAGALKEMIRPGTLAVIIPIAVGAILGMETLGGFLAGALISGVPLALLLANSGGAWDNAKKYIEAGHFGGKGSDAHKAAVVGDTVGDPFKDTSGPAMNILLKLMAIVSLVFTPLIWSIHKLVAGLF, from the coding sequence ATGCCCACGGCTGTCATCGTCGCACTCTTGATGGGATTGGTGAGTCTTGCGGCGGCTTGGGGGATCGCGCGCTGGAAGGTTCTCTCAAAGGATCCGGGCACACCACGGATGGTGGAGATCTCCGATGCGATCTATGAAGGAGCTATGGCTTTTCTGGGACGGGAATATAAAACCCTGCTCATCTTTATCGCGGCCATGGCGCTCATTATTTCGGTGGGAATTAAGTCGAACACCCTGGCGGGATTGGGTTGGCGGACGGCCATTGCCTATCTCGCGGGGGCCGGCTGTTCGATGCTCGCCGGTTTCGTGGGGATGAGTGTCGCAACGCGCGCCAATACGCGCACGGCGCATGCCGCACAGGAATCCTTTAACAAAGCCCTCAATGTGGCTTTCCCGGGGGGCGCCGTCATGGGATTCTCCGTGGTTGGTTTGGGGCTGCTGGGTCTTTCCGCTCTGTTTCTCATTTTCGGTCATTCTCTGGGACTGCAGAACGCGGCCAGCATTATCACGGGATTCTCCCTTGGGGCGTCATCGATTGCTCTCTTCGCCCGTGTCGGGGGCGGCATTTTTACAAAGGCGGCCGATGTCGGCGCCGACCTCGTCGGCAAGGTGGAGGCCGGTATTCCCGAGGATGATCCCCGCAATCCCGCCGTCATCGCCGACAATGTCGGTGACAATGTGGGTGATGTCGCCGGTATGGGGGCCGATCTTTTCGAATCGTATGTCGGCGCCATCATCAGCGCCCTGGTGATCGCCTTTGCTGTTGATGCATATAGGCCCTTCGCGGGATCGATCATCGGCTACGCCATGAGTCTGGTCTCGGTGGGTATTGTCGCTTCACTCCTTGGACTTCTCTTCGTTCGCGTCAAGGAGGATGGAGACGCGACAGCCGCCTTGAGAAACGGGACACTGGGAGCGGCCTTCCTCTTCATGCTAGGAGGTTTGGCCGTCACCCTTATCTTTTTCCCCCGTATTGGCGAGGTTTCCGGATTGAGATACTTCTTCTCAAGCGTCTGCGGGCTCGTCGCCGGCACGATTGTCGGTCTTGTCGCGGAGTATTATACAACCGGCAAGAGGATTGAGGGGATTGCCGAGAGCTCCCAAACCGGTTCCGCCACCAATATCATTCATGGATTTGGGCTCGGCATGCGCAGCACGGTATTGCCTATCTTCATCCTCTCAATAGCGATTCTCGTCGCCTACCACCTTGGGGGAACCCTGGGGATCGCCTTGGCCGCCATCGGAATGCTGGCGATTACCGGCATGACCGTCTCGGTTGATGCCTACGGTCCCATTGCCGATAATGCCGGGGGGATTGCCGAGATGGCTCATCTGGGTCCCGAGATCCGCAAGCGCACCGACAGCCTGGATGCCGCCGGCAATACCACGGCCGCGATTGCAAAGGGTTTTGCCATAGGCTCGGCCGCCCTAACCGCCCTGGCCCTTTTCACCGCTTATGTAAAAGGCGTGAAAGTGGTTACAGGATTTAATCTCGAGATGAATATCATGGATATCCCGGTTCTCGTCGGGCTTTTTCTCGGCGGTGTAACCCCCTTTCTCTTTGCTGCTGATACGATGGCGGCGGTGGGCCGGGCCGCATTCAAGGTCATCAATGAAGTCCGGCGTCAATTCCGGGAGATCCCGGGTCTCAAGGATGGGGATCCATCGGCGCGCGCCGAGTATGCGAAGTGTGTCGATATCACCACCGCCGGCGCGCTGAAAGAGATGATCCGTCCGGGAACCCTGGCCGTCATTATTCCGATCGCCGTTGGGGCGATCCTCGGCATGGAGACCCTCGGCGGATTCCTGGCGGGCGCCCTGATCTCGGGCGTACCCCTCGCGTTGCTGCTGGCTAATTCCGGCGGCGCCTGGGATAATGCAAAGAAGTATATCGAAGCGGGTCACTTTGGGGGCAAGGGTTCGGATGCCCACAAGGCCGCGGTGGTTGGTGACACGGTCGGTGACCCTTTCAAGGACACATCCGGACCGGCGATGAATATTTTGCTCAAACTCATGGCGATTGTATCCCTGGTCTTTACGCCTCTGATTTGGAGCATCCACAAGTTGGTAGCCGGGTTGTTCTAA
- the pth gene encoding aminoacyl-tRNA hydrolase: protein MSTPAPAEAESRNRRELLKSIVGLGNPGLQYVSTRHNLGVRLLELIRRKAGGNEFRSQGRVSVTTIFLAGREVELVRTRTYMNLSGPAVAEWAEWAGIGAEEILVLTDDLDLPLGRIRFRPGGGSGGHRGLISLVEALKTDQFPRLRLGIGAPPPNQDPADFVLEVESPEEEEMWNRILPWAAEAVHLAIGEGLEAAMNAYNGALGPGELTDTESEGGM from the coding sequence GTGTCGACGCCGGCACCGGCGGAGGCAGAATCCCGGAATCGCCGTGAGCTCTTGAAGTCAATCGTTGGATTGGGAAATCCGGGCCTTCAATATGTGTCGACTCGACACAATCTGGGTGTCCGCCTCCTTGAGTTGATCCGTCGGAAGGCCGGTGGAAATGAGTTTCGCAGCCAGGGCCGGGTCAGCGTCACAACGATTTTCCTCGCCGGTCGTGAAGTGGAACTCGTCCGAACCCGCACCTATATGAATCTCAGTGGCCCGGCCGTCGCGGAATGGGCGGAGTGGGCCGGTATCGGGGCTGAAGAAATCCTGGTTCTGACCGATGATCTTGACTTGCCTTTGGGTCGGATTCGATTTCGGCCCGGCGGTGGTTCGGGTGGCCACCGCGGTTTGATTTCGTTGGTGGAGGCATTAAAGACCGATCAGTTTCCCCGGTTGCGATTGGGGATCGGAGCGCCGCCACCCAACCAAGATCCCGCCGACTTTGTTTTAGAAGTTGAGTCGCCGGAAGAAGAAGAGATGTGGAATCGGATTCTCCCCTGGGCGGCGGAAGCCGTCCATTTGGCTATCGGGGAGGGGCTGGAAGCGGCCATGAACGCTTATAACGGAGCGCTCGGGCCAGGCGAACTGACGGATACGGAGTCAGAGGGAGGTATGTAA
- a CDS encoding 50S ribosomal protein L25 yields the protein MKSVTLDASIRSETGKGPARRMRSGGEVPAIIYGGELPLMISVSSRELESVLRRGEGSSLVVELQLKDEGGRSIQTLIKDVQRNPIHSRLVHADFQELMAGRRLQLSVPIHLTGLSIGVKDQAGVQDHVLRVLEIECLPINIPSYLEVDVSALEKGQALHVRDIVPPEGVFIRHAAEAVVVTITGQRIEEKTVAEAEAEAAAAEEAAVVEAADEGAKKEDSAS from the coding sequence ATGAAATCCGTTACCCTAGACGCTTCCATCCGGTCCGAAACGGGTAAGGGGCCGGCCCGCCGGATGAGGTCCGGGGGAGAGGTGCCCGCTATCATCTATGGCGGAGAACTGCCCTTGATGATCTCTGTATCCTCGCGTGAACTGGAGTCGGTGCTTCGCCGTGGCGAGGGATCGAGTCTCGTTGTGGAACTCCAGCTCAAAGATGAGGGAGGGCGCTCGATTCAGACATTGATAAAGGATGTCCAACGAAATCCCATTCATTCCCGTCTGGTCCATGCCGATTTTCAGGAATTGATGGCGGGGCGCCGTTTACAGTTGTCGGTGCCTATTCATCTCACCGGATTGTCGATTGGCGTCAAAGATCAGGCCGGCGTCCAGGATCATGTTCTCAGAGTGCTGGAAATCGAATGCCTCCCCATCAATATCCCCTCGTATCTCGAGGTTGATGTGAGTGCGCTGGAAAAGGGGCAGGCTCTACATGTCAGGGATATCGTACCCCCCGAGGGGGTTTTCATTCGGCATGCTGCGGAAGCGGTCGTCGTGACGATCACCGGTCAAAGGATCGAAGAGAAAACAGTGGCCGAGGCAGAGGCGGAAGCGGCGGCGGCTGAAGAAGCTGCTGTGGTTGAAGCTGCGGATGAAGGGGCCAAGAAAGAGGATTCGGCGAGCTAG
- a CDS encoding ribose-phosphate pyrophosphokinase — protein sequence MDTLRIFTGTANRPLSDRICKYLCIEPSDAKVSRFNDGEIRVRINENVRGCDVFVVQPTQAPAENLLELLIVVDALRRASPRRVTAVIPYFGYARQDRKDRPRAPISAKLVANLVTVAGADRVLTMDLHSSQIQGFFDIPFDHLFAAPVLLGYFRDRAMKDTVVVGPDIGSAKMARAYAKRLGADLALVDKRRTDDGETAVMHLIGEVEGKNAIIFDDMISTGGTLARAAAALKENGARTIYAGCTHAILTEKSFENLRNSDIQELVVTDTIPQEHVPEGIGIRVLSIDELLGEAIRRIHEERSLSSLFI from the coding sequence TTGGATACTCTTCGGATCTTCACGGGCACGGCCAACCGGCCCCTATCGGACCGAATCTGCAAATACCTCTGCATCGAGCCCTCTGATGCAAAGGTCAGCCGATTTAACGATGGGGAAATCCGGGTCCGAATTAATGAAAATGTTCGGGGCTGTGATGTCTTCGTCGTTCAACCGACGCAGGCTCCCGCCGAGAACCTACTGGAGCTCCTCATCGTTGTCGATGCCCTCCGGCGGGCTTCACCCCGCCGTGTGACGGCGGTCATTCCGTATTTTGGGTATGCCCGTCAAGATAGGAAGGATCGCCCTCGGGCTCCCATTAGCGCAAAGCTGGTCGCGAATCTTGTGACCGTTGCTGGAGCCGACCGGGTGTTGACAATGGATCTCCACTCTTCGCAGATCCAGGGGTTTTTCGATATCCCCTTCGATCACCTCTTCGCGGCGCCCGTGCTCTTGGGGTATTTTCGGGATCGGGCCATGAAGGATACGGTGGTTGTCGGTCCGGATATCGGAAGCGCCAAGATGGCCCGCGCCTATGCGAAGCGTCTCGGCGCCGATCTGGCTCTCGTCGATAAGCGACGGACGGATGATGGTGAAACAGCTGTCATGCATCTCATCGGTGAGGTTGAGGGCAAGAATGCGATCATTTTCGATGATATGATATCAACCGGCGGAACCTTGGCCCGTGCTGCGGCGGCTTTGAAAGAAAATGGAGCTCGCACGATCTATGCCGGCTGCACTCATGCCATTCTCACGGAGAAATCCTTTGAGAATTTGAGGAATTCGGATATCCAGGAACTGGTCGTGACGGATACAATCCCGCAAGAGCACGTGCCGGAGGGGATCGGCATTCGCGTGTTGTCTATTGATGAGTTGTTGGGGGAGGCCATCCGCAGAATTCACGAGGAACGATCCCTCAGTAGTCTTTTTATCTAG
- a CDS encoding SpoVG family protein encodes MEITEIRITLRNDDKLKAFVTMTLNNCFVIRGMKIIKGSKGIFVAMPNRRKPDGTYQDLVHPINRGTRQEMEDQIIAKYLEMLEAAPLT; translated from the coding sequence ATGGAAATCACCGAAATTCGCATCACTCTGCGCAATGACGACAAGCTAAAAGCCTTCGTCACCATGACCCTCAATAACTGCTTTGTGATCCGGGGGATGAAGATCATCAAGGGGTCGAAGGGAATTTTTGTCGCCATGCCCAACCGGCGGAAGCCGGACGGTACCTACCAGGATTTGGTGCATCCCATCAACCGGGGAACCCGGCAGGAGATGGAGGATCAGATTATCGCCAAATACCTGGAGATGCTGGAAGCGGCTCCTCTGACGTAG
- the ispE gene encoding 4-(cytidine 5'-diphospho)-2-C-methyl-D-erythritol kinase produces the protein MTPRREQTAETLEPRIAEAYAKINLGLRVLGRRPDGYHEIDTILQTVDLSDTLQFRPSRTGHLRVVCDDPGIPDGEENLVWKALNRLRTEVGRNNLGMEVEIKKGIPAGAGLGGGSSDAACALAAGSVLWGLALELRELESLAAEIGSDIPFFLRGGTCRAIGRGEILEPLHPNIDIECGLLLSPIHLATREVYGCFEPSLTRNSLSAKMVQQLIVTGDARELADLLNNDLEAAARTMAPKLLEYRDRLEELGYPIVRMTGSGSALFFWPAPKDRVQETRRAFMDSGCRIELVRATQKGWVWR, from the coding sequence ATGACGCCGCGAAGAGAACAGACGGCGGAGACGCTGGAGCCCCGCATCGCCGAAGCCTATGCCAAGATCAATCTGGGGCTCCGGGTTCTGGGCCGGCGCCCCGATGGGTATCATGAAATCGACACGATCCTGCAGACCGTCGACCTCTCCGACACCCTCCAATTCCGACCCTCCCGTACCGGTCATCTTCGGGTTGTATGCGATGATCCGGGGATTCCGGATGGAGAGGAAAACCTGGTTTGGAAGGCGTTGAATAGGCTTCGAACCGAAGTCGGGCGGAATAATTTGGGGATGGAGGTGGAGATCAAGAAGGGGATCCCGGCGGGCGCGGGGCTGGGCGGCGGCAGTAGCGATGCTGCATGCGCCCTGGCAGCCGGTTCGGTTCTGTGGGGCCTGGCCCTGGAATTGCGGGAATTGGAGTCCTTGGCGGCAGAGATCGGTTCCGATATTCCTTTTTTCCTGCGAGGGGGGACCTGCCGGGCCATAGGACGTGGAGAAATTCTGGAACCCCTTCACCCCAATATAGATATCGAGTGTGGGCTGTTGCTTTCGCCGATCCACCTGGCCACGCGTGAGGTGTACGGGTGTTTTGAGCCAAGCTTGACACGTAACTCGCTAAGTGCAAAGATGGTACAGCAATTGATAGTAACTGGAGATGCCAGGGAATTGGCGGATCTACTTAACAATGACCTTGAAGCGGCCGCTCGAACAATGGCGCCGAAGCTCTTGGAATACAGGGATCGTTTAGAAGAGCTAGGTTATCCCATTGTTCGGATGACAGGCAGTGGATCGGCACTCTTTTTCTGGCCCGCTCCGAAGGATCGGGTACAGGAAACCCGGAGGGCCTTCATGGATTCCGGGTGTCGTATCGAGCTGGTACGGGCGACGCAGAAGGGATGGGTCTGGAGATAA